The Campylobacter concisus genome contains a region encoding:
- a CDS encoding biotin synthase → MKTIMLCAICSVTQGNCAEDCAYCTQSAKAGADISKFKEKSVQQVVDEAKMAYKNHALGFCLVTSGARLNDKKTDYIASLARAVSKEVPNLMLIACNGMATYEQLSELKKAGVFSYNHNLETSREFFPKICKTHTWDERYQTNLDAKRAGLMLCTGGIYGVGESEADRVSFRASLKELEPFSSPINFFIKNEALSLDLPPLSADEALKIVRETKRDLPETRVMIAGGREKILGERQYEIFENGADAIVIGDYLTAKGEKASKDIEELTKRGFSFASICH, encoded by the coding sequence ATGAAAACAATTATGCTCTGTGCGATATGCTCAGTCACTCAAGGAAACTGCGCCGAGGACTGCGCTTACTGCACACAAAGTGCCAAAGCTGGTGCCGATATCTCAAAATTTAAAGAAAAAAGCGTGCAGCAGGTGGTAGACGAAGCCAAAATGGCTTATAAAAACCACGCCCTTGGCTTTTGTTTGGTCACAAGCGGTGCTAGGCTGAATGACAAAAAGACCGACTATATCGCATCTTTAGCAAGAGCCGTGAGCAAAGAAGTGCCAAATTTGATGCTCATCGCATGTAACGGCATGGCAACTTACGAGCAGCTTAGCGAGCTTAAAAAAGCTGGCGTTTTTAGCTACAACCACAACCTTGAAACAAGCCGAGAATTTTTCCCAAAAATTTGCAAAACTCACACTTGGGACGAGAGATATCAGACAAATTTAGATGCAAAAAGAGCTGGACTCATGCTTTGCACTGGTGGCATTTACGGCGTTGGCGAGAGCGAGGCTGATAGGGTGAGCTTTAGAGCTAGTCTAAAAGAGCTTGAGCCGTTTTCGTCACCAATAAATTTTTTCATTAAAAATGAAGCGCTGAGTCTTGATCTGCCTCCTCTTAGTGCGGATGAAGCCCTAAAAATAGTGCGTGAGACCAAAAGAGATCTACCAGAAACTAGAGTCATGATAGCTGGTGGTAGGGAGAAAATTTTGGGCGAGAGGCAGTACGAGATCTTTGAAAATGGCGCCGATGCGATCGTGATAGGTGACTATCTCACCGCAAAAGGTGAGAAAGCTAGCAAGGATATCGAGGAGCTTACAAAGCGCGGTTTTAGCTTCGCTAGCATCTGCCATTAA
- the crcB gene encoding fluoride efflux transporter CrcB — protein sequence MLANLLLAGLGGFIGAGCRFLAGELLKFSHFPLATLGVNVLGSFIIGVLFCLNLSQNVRMFLVVGILGGFTTFSSFSLDSVKFLLEGELVKGFLNIFLNLVFCLLASYLGILLGKSL from the coding sequence ATGCTTGCAAATTTACTTTTAGCAGGGCTTGGAGGCTTTATCGGGGCTGGATGCAGGTTCTTAGCTGGTGAGCTGTTAAAATTTAGCCACTTTCCGCTAGCTACGCTTGGTGTAAATGTGCTTGGCAGCTTTATTATCGGCGTTTTGTTTTGTCTAAATTTAAGCCAAAACGTGAGGATGTTCTTGGTCGTTGGTATACTTGGTGGATTTACGACATTTTCAAGCTTTAGCCTTGATAGTGTGAAATTTTTACTAGAAGGCGAGCTAGTAAAAGGCTTTTTAAATATCTTTTTAAACCTTGTTTTTTGCCTACTTGCAAGCTATCTTGGTATTTTGCTTGGTAAGAGTTTATGA
- a CDS encoding cation:proton antiporter, with protein sequence MQLHQASELSILVVLAFIVFASPYISKILRIPVAPAEIILGALASYIGLVGENEMFKLISEVGFFFLMFLAGMEIDLRMLINIDRKILRLGLIYLVLIYTLATALTFSFDLSLLYIIIIPIMAVGMIFTLFKEYGRDVKWLNLSMLIATIGELISITLLTFIAAYLQFGASINLWLTIGYLILFLAISVLSFKILDVLFWWYPGLKVILMPHYDKDEKDIRLSIAVFFSMIALMLYLNLEVAFGAFIAGMFIATFFDHKKDLPHKLSSFGFGFLVPIFFIHIGSTFKLSSLSSNEVIKDAIFIFCAMLTTRLFSSVLFVGKLGFKGIFLFSLSQSMPLTLLVAVATIAHRSGEISDYSYSSFILASLAQAIIGTIIIKFLMQSRSKE encoded by the coding sequence TTGCAGTTACATCAAGCTAGCGAGCTTAGTATTCTTGTCGTTTTGGCATTTATCGTCTTTGCTTCGCCTTATATTTCTAAAATTTTACGCATTCCTGTCGCTCCTGCTGAGATAATACTTGGAGCACTGGCTAGCTACATCGGGCTTGTCGGCGAGAATGAGATGTTTAAGCTAATTAGCGAAGTTGGCTTTTTCTTTTTGATGTTTCTAGCCGGCATGGAGATCGATCTTAGAATGCTTATAAATATCGACCGCAAAATTTTACGTCTGGGGCTTATCTATCTTGTGCTCATTTACACGCTAGCAACTGCACTTACATTTAGTTTTGATCTTAGTTTGCTCTATATTATCATTATCCCGATAATGGCCGTTGGTATGATATTTACGCTATTTAAAGAGTATGGCAGAGATGTAAAATGGCTAAATTTAAGCATGCTTATTGCAACTATTGGTGAGCTTATAAGCATTACGCTTTTGACATTTATAGCAGCCTATTTGCAGTTTGGAGCTAGCATAAATTTATGGCTAACGATTGGCTATTTGATCTTATTTTTAGCCATCAGCGTACTTAGCTTTAAAATTTTAGATGTGCTTTTTTGGTGGTATCCTGGGCTTAAAGTGATCCTTATGCCACACTACGATAAGGACGAAAAAGATATTAGATTAAGCATTGCTGTATTTTTTTCGATGATTGCGCTTATGCTTTATTTAAATTTAGAAGTTGCCTTTGGTGCGTTTATCGCAGGTATGTTTATAGCTACATTTTTTGATCATAAAAAGGACTTACCGCACAAGCTTTCAAGCTTTGGATTTGGTTTTTTGGTACCGATATTTTTTATACACATAGGCTCAACCTTCAAGCTCTCAAGCCTAAGCTCAAATGAAGTGATAAAAGATGCTATTTTTATATTTTGTGCAATGCTTACCACAAGGCTTTTTTCAAGTGTGTTATTTGTAGGGAAATTAGGATTTAAGGGGATATTTTTGTTTTCTCTCTCACAATCCATGCCACTAACGCTTCTAGTAGCAGTTGCTACTATCGCACACAGATCAGGTGAGATAAGTGACTATTCTTACTCATCTTTTATCCTAGCAAGCCTAGCTCAAGCTATAATAGGGACAATAATTATAAAATTTCTAATGCAATCAAGAAGTAAGGAGTAA
- a CDS encoding citrate synthase, producing the protein MSSNTATLTDNRTGKSYEFPILKGTMGPDVIDISTFFSDTGMFTFDRGYTSTAMCRSAITYIDGLKGELMYRGYDIAYLAENKTFLDVAYLLLNKELPTNDQYINFKTELKKRSFIHEGMMKLFDAFPDKAHPMAILQAAVSALSAFYSDHLNMDKPEEYHEMAMRIIAKIPTIAAFSYRYSRGLPIIYPNLDRGFTENFLYMMRGYPYEHVDLKPIEIKALDTVFMLHADHEQNASTTTVRTVGSTHAHPYACISAGIGALWGWAHGGANEGVIRQLEEIGSVANVDKYIARAKDKNDPFRLMGFGHRVYKNFDPRAKVLKKMRDQLMDEIGINSELIKIANRIEEIALNDDYFVSRNLYPNVDFHSGLILKALGIPNNMFAVIFVIGRTPGWISQWIELKEQDTIKIVRPRQLYVGETNRTPK; encoded by the coding sequence ATGTCATCAAATACAGCTACGCTAACTGATAACAGAACCGGTAAGAGTTACGAGTTTCCTATACTAAAAGGGACTATGGGACCTGATGTGATAGACATCTCGACATTTTTTAGTGATACTGGAATGTTTACTTTTGACAGAGGTTATACTTCAACTGCGATGTGTCGCTCAGCGATAACTTATATAGACGGCTTAAAAGGCGAGCTAATGTATAGAGGTTACGATATCGCGTATTTGGCTGAAAATAAGACATTTTTAGACGTGGCATATTTACTCTTAAACAAAGAGCTTCCAACAAATGATCAGTATATAAATTTTAAAACCGAGCTTAAAAAAAGAAGCTTTATACATGAGGGCATGATGAAGCTATTTGACGCATTTCCAGACAAAGCTCACCCTATGGCGATCTTGCAGGCAGCAGTATCAGCGTTAAGTGCCTTTTACTCAGATCATCTAAATATGGATAAGCCTGAAGAGTATCACGAAATGGCCATGCGTATAATCGCTAAAATTCCAACGATCGCGGCCTTTAGCTACCGCTACTCACGCGGTCTTCCTATCATATATCCGAATTTAGATCGTGGCTTTACTGAAAATTTCCTCTACATGATGAGAGGCTATCCATACGAGCACGTCGATCTTAAGCCTATCGAGATCAAGGCACTTGACACAGTCTTTATGCTGCATGCAGATCACGAGCAAAATGCTTCAACAACGACTGTTAGAACCGTTGGCTCTACGCACGCGCACCCATACGCATGTATAAGTGCAGGTATTGGAGCACTTTGGGGCTGGGCTCATGGCGGCGCAAACGAGGGTGTCATCCGTCAGCTTGAAGAGATCGGCTCGGTCGCAAACGTCGATAAATACATCGCTAGAGCAAAGGATAAAAACGATCCATTTAGGCTAATGGGCTTTGGTCACAGGGTCTATAAAAATTTTGATCCTCGCGCAAAAGTGCTCAAAAAAATGAGAGATCAACTTATGGATGAGATAGGCATCAACTCAGAGCTTATCAAGATCGCCAACCGCATCGAGGAGATCGCGCTAAATGATGACTACTTTGTTAGCAGAAATTTATATCCAAACGTTGATTTTCACTCAGGGCTCATCCTAAAGGCACTTGGCATACCAAATAATATGTTTGCCGTCATCTTCGTCATCGGCAGGACTCCAGGCTGGATCAGCCAGTGGATCGAGCTAAAAGAGCAAGATACGATAAAGATCGTCCGCCCAAGACAGCTTTATGTTGGAGAGACAAACAGAACACCAAAATGA
- a CDS encoding 3'(2'),5'-bisphosphate nucleotidase CysQ translates to MSELLNLAKKAAVNAGVQIMKFYSADNTALKVCLKDDSSPLTSADLAANEVILKELSKSGIKICSEESILQESDKDEFWLVDPLDGTKEFLARNGEFCVCIALIKKARPVLGVIFIPVSKELFYADENGAFKEILDDKDEIIKRVDLNKKDKNLDNLIFSSRRGDAKEIELIGQSLNFEQRCIGSAIKFCRLVEFGGAYLRFAPSYLWDNAAGEALVNFCGGKVFDANSSKEMSYELADLKSPFFIALSKNTLNLKDKITQLYKQSKI, encoded by the coding sequence ATGAGCGAGCTTTTAAATTTAGCTAAAAAAGCAGCCGTTAATGCTGGAGTGCAAATAATGAAATTTTACTCTGCAGATAATACGGCTCTTAAAGTCTGCCTAAAAGATGACAGCTCACCACTAACTAGTGCTGATCTAGCCGCAAATGAAGTGATACTAAAAGAGCTAAGCAAAAGCGGGATAAAAATTTGCTCTGAAGAGAGTATCTTGCAAGAAAGCGACAAAGATGAGTTTTGGCTCGTAGATCCACTTGATGGCACGAAAGAATTTCTAGCTAGAAACGGCGAATTTTGCGTTTGCATAGCGCTTATAAAAAAAGCTAGGCCGGTGCTTGGCGTGATATTTATCCCAGTTAGCAAAGAGCTTTTTTATGCTGATGAAAATGGCGCCTTTAAAGAAATTTTAGATGATAAAGATGAAATCATAAAGAGAGTTGATCTAAACAAAAAAGATAAAAATTTAGACAATCTAATCTTTTCAAGCAGAAGAGGCGATGCCAAAGAGATAGAACTTATAGGGCAGAGCTTAAATTTTGAGCAAAGGTGCATCGGCTCAGCCATAAAATTTTGCCGTTTGGTTGAATTTGGCGGAGCTTATTTGAGATTTGCCCCAAGCTACCTTTGGGACAATGCAGCAGGAGAAGCGCTCGTAAATTTTTGTGGCGGAAAAGTATTTGACGCTAATAGCAGCAAAGAGATGAGCTACGAGCTTGCTGATTTAAAAAGTCCATTTTTCATAGCTCTCTCAAAAAACACACTAAATCTAAAAGATAAAATCACACAACTATATAAGCAAAGTAAAATTTAA